A region from the Vicia villosa cultivar HV-30 ecotype Madison, WI linkage group LG3, Vvil1.0, whole genome shotgun sequence genome encodes:
- the LOC131658852 gene encoding uncharacterized protein LOC131658852 encodes MARPFEELKHVNDSKELWKIVVRIHQKWTVVMKNKEHFEMILCDKEGCDIQCRVPTMYKQAFDSVLMVNSTYTISNFQTTQCVTVGKIKQLKAAQGGWYYLACHACPKFAKGDQPPYVCGAGHATETEILRYRILIDVINDGCHATFVLWDRECTELLEVTAAQMRNTLLEAGVTNPLEYPVALDRLVGLKLGFKVKWQPDWDNGTVVSIYRDEAVMLKLLHSFGQETAPSPSREAPVIKQLDESVDEAIPIEDWTVVGDIEITSDLNSQPVTPTSATKRIAPPISTEDAATSEIQQGDHSSTKLKKIIKMEKTVT; translated from the exons ATGGCGAGACCGTTTGAGGAACTGAAACACGTTAACGACTCAAAGGAGCTGTGGAAAATTGTTGTTCGAATCCATCAGAAATGGACCGTTGTGATGAAGAACAAGGAACATTTTGAGATGATACTATGCGATAAAGAG GGATGTGATATTCAATGTAGAGTTCCTACTATGTATAAACAAGCTTTTGATTCGGTGTTGATGGTCAATAGCACATATACAATATCTAACTTCCAG ACCACACAATGTGTCACCGTTGGTAAAATCAAACAACTCAAAGCTGCACAAGGGGGTTGGTATTACCTCGCATGCCATGCTTGTCCAAAGTTTGCCAAAGGAGATCAACCACCTTATGTTTGTGGTGCCGGACATGCTACGGAAACTGAGATTTTAAG GTATAGAATTCTCATTGATGTTATCAACGATGGATGTCACGCTACATTTGTTCTATGGGACCGGGAGTGCACAGAACTACTGGAAGTTACAGCAGCTCAGATGCGTAACACCCTTCTTGAG GCTGGTGTAACAAACCCATTGGAATATCCTGTAGCACTGGATCGTTTAGTTGGGCTGAAGTTGGGATTTAAGGTCAAATGGCAACCTGATTGGGATAACGGGACAGTTGTTTCTATATACAGGGATGAAGCTGTCATGTTGAAGCTTTTGCACTCATTTGGACAAGAAACG GCTCCATCTCCTTCCCGTGAAGCTCCTGTCATCAAGCAA CTTGATGAGAGTGTCGATGAGGCTATACCAATTGAGGACTGGACTGTGGTTGGC GACATTGAAATTACATCAGATCTTAACTCTCAACCAGTTACACCAACCTCTGCCACTAAAAGAATTGCGCCTCCTATTTCTACCGAAGATGCAGCAACCTCTGAAATCCAGCAGGGAGACCATTCCTccaccaaattaaaaaaaattatcaagaTGGAGAAAACTGTTACATGA